A stretch of Limanda limanda chromosome 7, fLimLim1.1, whole genome shotgun sequence DNA encodes these proteins:
- the LOC133004553 gene encoding membrane-associated guanylate kinase, WW and PDZ domain-containing protein 2: MYIDAFKRILFERLNCLKRMCVCQRQGSSFAMSKTAVKKLHWRSRVQDSFVPLLGSSGELGVGGGADYGEFPFVTSAPGGGLTVGDIILEIGGTPVLGMTLGDVRGCLNSCPHPIRIKTVAPGSTLCKDLRLYLSKCFTPGSVDSQLQQVIRENLYLRAVPCTTRRPRDGEISGIDYNFVSIEEFFSLEESGALLESGKFKGNYYGTPRPVHISSDSPPITYQEHRNLLRKFRTRSKSLSNLEKAVEGGENSEDDSGGSAGLSSSFRPSHRSPGRPRASSSGGEGSPIVNGIILSRSGARVRAVMPDHWEQAFSDPGDSHYIDRNPKTSSWQSPRASSRETVYKNEWFTDQPEELRGFPVHTLLTKGSRGFGFNIVGGSRLREFLQIYSVTSSGPSALKTADILVYINDACVLGVSHKEVVEMLKSVPVGHSVDVEVRRGYPMLYNPDGIPKHPPPRLMDNGEPILPPTTTQPHQLPRLHTPTPQYFTFNGVHSERSYMEPGVTLDANGNAMSYAIRQPPPYRRSSMSNAASSPPLRPPRSLRSIARLQSLDQNLASQSDSEVVSAIGSHRASMVRNHNNNSLSTPPHPIRYGTSKSSESDLSTCTLSGSRLPLPQSPRRPGSSPCGPRGAQSHVFRQQTSHLRPPPASDSPYHRGISGFHGNTSPTASPGSVSSPGGVSVGSGGELVPVALAQAEGDRGLGFSVTAGGHGGRMTIVKRVWDRKQCNSLQPGDAIVKINGADIQSLSFSQVQTVLQEHTRQGEVVLLVYRGGIYHSTVSPGSALRLPPPLLRPPPPPAGSDDSSLLPETLPLPRTSRSTPSSPARTRSSLVQSTSFLESIPVTLTMEPKDWLNTGLEDEAGGVTLPDSGLARQAGEQIRPLRGFDVELRRKPGEGFGFVIASQDVENGKGESQQRAMLERLQSALKTVKESKPASLLPHRFVTVRRGSPAAKSGQIRPGDRLEAVEGRSVVTLPHRELAQILRRVGNSLRLTIIPRPSTYSSSLSETNEYDPTHKSRKGQRSRPKRDSRYYSTDLDRGPSGFGFSLRGGSEYNMGLYVLGLMEGGPASRSQKMQVSDQLVEINGDSTAGMTHSQAVEQIRRGGHRIHLVLKRGNGYVPDYVELSSLSLCMTNSKLGEPCFYVIGRTENTRLVMVPAMSADSPPPPSCITPRSRVWLQ; the protein is encoded by the exons ctcatttgCCATGTCTAAGACAGCGGTGAAGAAGCTGCACTGGCGCTCCAGAGTGCAGGACAGCTTCGTCCCCTTGCTGGGCTCGTCGGGGGAGCTCGGGGTCGGCGGAGGAGCCGACTACGGAGAGTTTCCCTTTGTCACGTCAGCTCCGGGGGGCGGACTCACAGTGGGGGACATCATCCTAGAGATTGGGGGAACACCTGTGCTGGGCATGACATTAGGAGATGTCCGTGGTTGTCTCAACTCCTGCCCCCATCCCATCCGCATCAAAACTGTGGCACCAG GCTCCACATTGTGCAAGGATCTCAGGTTGTATCTGAGTAAGTGCTTCACACCCGGATCAGTGGACAGCCAGCTTCAGCAGGTCATCCGAGAGAACCTCTACCTCCGCGCCGTACCTT GTACAACCAGGCGTCCCAGAGACGGAGAAATCTCAGGGATCGACTACAACTTTGTCTCCATCGAGGAGTTCTTCTCCCTGGAGGAGTCAGGAGCGCTGCTGGAGAGCGGGAAGTTTAAAG GGAATTATTACGGGACGCCTCGGCCCGTCCACATCAGCTCGGACAGCCCCCCCATCACCTACCAGGAACACCGCAACCTGCTCAGGAAGTTCCGCACACGCAGCAAATCGCTCAGCAACCTGGAGAAGgcggtggaggggggggaaaaCAGCGAGGACGACTCGG GGGGCTCTGCAGGTCTGAGCAGCAGCTTCCGACCCAGCCACCGCTCCCCCGGTCGACCCCGGGCCTCCAGCAGCGGGGGGGAGGGAAGTCCCATCGTGAACGGGATCATCCTCAGCAGGAGCGGAGCCAGGGTCCGAGCTGTGATGCCTGATCACTGGGAGCAGGCCTTCAGTGATCCAGGAGACTCTCATTACATAGA TCGCAACCCGAAGACGAGCAGCTGGCAGAGTCCTCGAGCCTCCAGCAGGGAGACGGTCTACAAGAACGAAT GGTTCACGGATCAGCCCGAGGAGCTCCGGGGTTTCCCTGTGCACACGCTTCTGACCAAGGGCTCCCGGGGGTTTGGTTTCAACATCGTGGGCGGCAGCCGGCTGAGGGAGTTCCTCCAGATCTACAGTGTGACGTCCAGCGGACCTTCAGCTCTCAAGACAG CGGACATCCTGGTCTACATCAATGACGCCTGTGTGCTGGGCGTGTCTCacaaggaggtggtggagatgCTCAAGTCGGTGCCTGTCGGCCACAGTGTGGATGTGGAGGTCAGGAGAGGTTACCCCATGCTCTATAACCCCGACGGCATCCCCAAGCACCCCCCGCCGAGGCTAATGGACAACGGCGAGCCCATCctgccccccaccaccacccagcCTCACCAGCTACCTCGcctccacacccccaccccccagtaCTTCACCTTCAACGGCGTCCACAGCGAGAGGAGCTACATGGAACCGGGGGTGACTCTGGACGCCAACGGGAACGCCATGTCGTACGCCATCAGGCAGCCGCCGCCGTACCGACGCTCCAGCATGAGCAACGCCGCCTCCTCGCCCCCCCTGcgccccccccgctccctgAGGAGTATAGCCCGGCTGCAGTCGCTCGACCAGAACCTGGCGAGCCAGAGCGACAGTGAAGTGGTTTCTGCGATCGGCTCACACAG GGCTTCAATGGTCCgtaaccacaacaacaactcacTCTCGACACCCCCCCATCCCATACGGTACGGCACGTCCAAGTCGTCAGAGAGCGACCTGTCCACCTGCACGCTGTCGGGGTCCCGGCTGCCCCTCCCCCAGTCGCCCAGGAGGCCGGGGTCCTCGCCCTGCGGCCCCCGGGGCGCCCAGTCCCACGTCTTCAGACAGCAGACCTCCCATCTCAGGCCTCCTCCCGCCTCTGACAGCCCCTACCACCGTGGCATCAGcggtttccatggcaacaccaGCCCAACTGCCAGCCCGGGCAGCGTGTCCTCTCCCGGGGGGGTGAGTGTGGGCAGCGGAGGAGAGCTGGTGCCCGTGGCCTTGGCTCAGGCTGAAGGAGACAGAGGCCTCGGCTTCAGCGTGACGGCCGGCGGCCACGGAGGCAGGATGACCATCGTGAAACGAGTCTGGGACAGGAAGCAGTGCAACTCTCTGCAGCCAGGGGACGCTATCGTCAAAATCAACGGAGCTGATATCCAGAGTCTGAGCTTTTCACAG GTACAAACAGTTCTCCAGGAACACACCAGACAGGGAGAAGTCGTCTTACTGGTTTACAGAGGAG GCATCTATCACTCCACCGTCTCGCCCGGCTCAGCTCTGAGACTCCCCCCGCCTCTCCTccgcccccctcctccacccgctGGCTCCGATGACTCCAGTCTTCTTCCAGAAACTCTGCCTCTGCCCCGGACCTCCAGGAGCACTCCTTCCTCTCCCGCCCGGACGCGCTCCTCCCTCGTTCAGAGCACCAGCTTCCTGGAGTCGATTCCAGTGACCCTGACCATGGAGCCCAAGGACTGGCTCAACACGGGCCTGGAGGACGAGGCGGGTGGCGTCACGCTGCCTGACTCGGGTCTGGCGAGACAGGCGGGCGAGCAAATCCGACCTCTGCGAGGGTTCGACGTGGAACTCAGGAGAAAACCAGGAGAGGGCTTCGGGTTCGTCATCGCCTCTCAGGACGTGGAGAACGGCAAAGGTGAGAGTCAACAA AGAGCCATGCTGGAGCGACTGCAGTCCGCTTTGAAAACTGTGAAGGAGTCTAAAC ctgcttctctcctccctcaccgGTTCGTGACGGTGCGGCGAGGCAGCCCAGCGGCGAAGAGCGGTCAGATCCGACCCGGGGATCGGCTGGAGGCGGTGGAGGGACGCTCCGTGGTCACGCTGCCTCATCGGGAGCTCGCTCAGATCCTTCGCCGGGTGGGAAACTCGCTGCGGCTCACCATCATCCCCCGGCCCAGCACCT ACTCCTCAAGCCTCTCAGAAACAAATGAATATGACCCCACCCACAAAAGcaggaaaggtcagaggtcacgtccAAAG CGGGACTCCAGATATTACAGCACGGACCTGGACCGCGGCCCCTCCGGCTTCGGCTTCAGCCTGCGGGGGGGCAGCGAGTACAACATGGGCCTATACGTCCTTGGACTGATGGAGGGGGGGCCGGCCTCCCGGAGCCAGAAaatgcag GTGAGCGATCAGCTGGTGGAGATCAACGGGGACAGCACGGCCGGGATGACCCACAGCCAGGCCGTGGAGCAGATCCGCCGGGGGGGGCACCGCATCCACCTGGTGCTCAAGAGAGGCAACGGCTACGTGCCCGACTATG tggagCTCTCCAGTTTGTCTCTATGTATGACCAACTCCAAGCTAGGCGAGCCTTGCTTCTATGTCATTGGACGGACAGAGAATACGCGGTTGGTAATGGTTCCT GCCATGAGCGCAGactcaccccctcctccctcctgcatcACCCCAAGAAGCAGAGTTTGGCTGCAGTAG